One Vallitalea pronyensis genomic region harbors:
- a CDS encoding uroporphyrinogen decarboxylase/cobalamine-independent methonine synthase family protein, which translates to MKVTVHDKAILREVAHKQLEHANSERNIDIHKEWQRHSRFEKGRPMIHLELWTFGHELIPKRLRCETEAGRRLETSLYSQFLNFEVFGDDRVVPDYFPIAWDTYFNLFDMKIGTVHASDGKGSDLGHQFQHVISNLKEDVDKLKPSTFGVHRKETHRYKDFVDDIFGDILPTKMQMGSLDASPTQKLVHMMGMETMLFSMYDYPDLFKEVIDRVADDYIAYFKWMEKEGLLFPTTDKELLCQGSLCYTDDLPHTADKPLRTEDVWGYMDSQETVGISPDMFDTFIFPCYEKISKIFGLLSYGCCEPVHSFWEKDISKLTNLRKVSISPWCDEAYMGAQLKGKKVVYLRKPSPNFLGVNKTLDEGAFRQHIQKTLKAAQGCQLELAQRDVYTIHNSEDKARRYIDIIRDEIEKNWQ; encoded by the coding sequence ATGAAAGTGACAGTCCATGATAAAGCAATATTAAGAGAAGTGGCTCACAAGCAGCTTGAACATGCCAATTCAGAACGTAATATAGACATTCATAAAGAATGGCAGCGCCATAGCCGATTTGAGAAAGGTCGTCCCATGATTCATCTGGAACTTTGGACATTTGGTCATGAGCTCATACCCAAGAGGCTACGCTGTGAAACGGAAGCAGGAAGACGTCTAGAAACCTCACTTTACAGTCAGTTCTTAAATTTTGAAGTGTTTGGGGATGATCGGGTGGTTCCAGATTATTTCCCCATTGCTTGGGACACCTATTTTAATCTCTTTGATATGAAGATAGGGACTGTGCATGCTTCTGATGGCAAGGGCAGTGATTTGGGACATCAGTTTCAACATGTTATTTCCAATCTGAAAGAGGATGTGGATAAGCTTAAGCCCTCCACTTTTGGCGTACATCGAAAAGAGACACACCGCTATAAGGATTTTGTGGATGATATCTTTGGTGATATTCTGCCAACAAAAATGCAAATGGGAAGCTTAGATGCAAGTCCTACTCAGAAACTTGTCCATATGATGGGCATGGAAACCATGTTATTTTCCATGTATGATTATCCCGATCTATTTAAAGAAGTTATAGACAGAGTTGCTGATGATTACATTGCATACTTTAAATGGATGGAAAAAGAAGGACTCCTGTTTCCAACCACAGATAAAGAATTATTATGTCAAGGCAGTTTATGTTATACCGATGACTTACCCCATACAGCAGATAAGCCTCTAAGAACAGAAGATGTCTGGGGATACATGGATTCACAAGAAACGGTGGGCATATCCCCTGACATGTTTGATACATTTATTTTTCCCTGTTACGAGAAGATTTCTAAAATATTTGGTTTGCTCTCTTATGGCTGTTGTGAGCCTGTTCATTCTTTTTGGGAAAAAGATATTTCCAAGTTGACCAATTTAAGAAAAGTATCCATTTCACCATGGTGTGATGAAGCCTATATGGGTGCCCAATTAAAAGGGAAAAAAGTGGTGTATCTCCGTAAGCCAAGTCCTAACTTTTTAGGTGTTAATAAAACACTGGATGAAGGTGCTTTTCGACAGCATATTCAAAAGACGCTAAAAGCCGCACAAGGTTGTCAGCTGGAATTGGCACAGCGGGATGTGTATACCATTCATAACAGTGAAGATAAGGCTAGACGATATATTGATATTATTCGAGATGA
- a CDS encoding AraC family transcriptional regulator has translation MDKKANIYLKPHPIDAHEEVIINITGYYEHIKNHQITRQGSTCADEAIFIYCLEGAGWLTTDNKTYVVDKGMAIFCDQKAPHAYGSNGLNPWTILWVHFTGPFVDYFSNALHAKAQCTALSIGYHTHIVQYMKQILKLLDTPDEPLKRRTAYSYLKVCLCEVLMHVQENRSKNITANAYVDQSILIMEQYLHHSLSLDELCHAIGLSKYYFSRQFKLATGLPPMTYFNRLKIQKASHLLVTTDDRIQEISAHLGFSNPYYFSETFKQFTGFSPREYKHMHGKKY, from the coding sequence ATGGATAAAAAAGCAAACATTTATTTAAAGCCTCATCCAATAGATGCTCATGAAGAAGTTATTATCAATATTACAGGCTACTATGAACACATTAAAAATCATCAAATAACCCGTCAAGGTTCAACATGTGCTGATGAAGCTATTTTTATCTATTGTCTTGAAGGGGCTGGCTGGTTAACAACAGATAATAAAACATATGTTGTGGATAAGGGTATGGCTATCTTTTGTGACCAAAAAGCGCCTCATGCCTATGGGTCTAATGGGCTTAATCCATGGACCATATTATGGGTTCATTTTACAGGTCCTTTTGTAGACTATTTTTCAAATGCCCTTCATGCAAAAGCACAATGCACTGCCTTATCCATCGGATATCATACACATATTGTTCAATACATGAAACAGATTTTGAAGCTCCTAGATACGCCTGATGAGCCCTTAAAAAGACGAACAGCGTACAGCTATCTAAAAGTGTGTTTATGTGAGGTGCTGATGCATGTTCAAGAAAACAGGTCTAAGAATATCACGGCTAATGCCTATGTGGATCAAAGTATTCTCATCATGGAACAATACCTTCATCATTCCCTGAGTCTGGATGAACTCTGTCATGCCATTGGTCTATCTAAATATTATTTTTCAAGACAGTTCAAATTGGCAACAGGTCTTCCTCCCATGACTTACTTTAACCGCTTGAAGATTCAAAAAGCCTCCCATTTACTGGTGACAACTGATGACCGTATTCAAGAAATTAGTGCTCACTTGGGTTTCTCCAATCCTTATTATTTTTCAGAGACTTTTAAGCAATTCACAGGCTTTTCACCTAGAGAATACAAACATATGCATGGTAAAAAATATTAA
- a CDS encoding uroporphyrinogen decarboxylase/cobalamine-independent methonine synthase family protein produces MLYKLDWEKTQQKFKEYWAKENHDRPLISITAPRDGYKKNLPKAPEKLEERWLDTDYVIKRGRENMAATYYGGEAFPMNWPNLGPDIFGATFGCDIIFEEDTSYAKPIIDNWHDQPLVFDPQNKWWQKMMHMTEAMVADAKGDYFVGITDLHAGADGLVSLRGPENLCLDLYDHLEVVKKALFQLLPVFQKQLDTLYDMTTKNLAGSSNWMGVWHPEKWYVTSSDFICMISEEQFEHFVLPELLEEINWLSERTIFHLDGPGALKHLDRLLEIPNLSGIQWVYGAGQPTAAHWVPILKKIQNAGKLIQVEIVPEDLDVLLEELNPEGVMYFTKPRQTEEEAKAIIKKMENAYKKKLY; encoded by the coding sequence GTGCTATACAAACTTGATTGGGAGAAGACACAACAAAAGTTTAAAGAATATTGGGCCAAAGAAAATCATGACCGTCCTTTAATCAGCATCACGGCACCCCGTGATGGCTATAAAAAAAATCTGCCAAAAGCACCTGAAAAGCTTGAAGAGCGATGGCTGGATACTGACTATGTTATCAAGCGAGGCAGAGAAAATATGGCAGCTACCTATTATGGTGGTGAAGCCTTTCCCATGAACTGGCCTAACCTTGGACCGGATATTTTTGGGGCAACCTTTGGCTGTGATATTATCTTTGAAGAAGATACCAGCTATGCTAAACCGATTATAGACAACTGGCATGACCAACCGTTGGTTTTTGACCCACAGAACAAATGGTGGCAGAAAATGATGCACATGACAGAAGCCATGGTTGCTGATGCAAAAGGGGACTATTTTGTAGGTATAACCGATCTGCATGCAGGAGCAGATGGCTTAGTATCCCTTAGAGGACCTGAGAATCTCTGCTTAGATTTATATGATCATCTTGAGGTGGTAAAAAAAGCCCTTTTTCAATTGCTGCCTGTTTTTCAGAAACAATTGGATACCCTCTATGACATGACAACTAAGAATTTGGCCGGTAGTTCCAATTGGATGGGTGTATGGCATCCTGAAAAGTGGTACGTCACAAGCAGCGATTTTATCTGCATGATTTCAGAGGAGCAATTTGAGCATTTTGTCCTTCCTGAACTCTTAGAAGAAATTAATTGGCTAAGTGAAAGAACCATTTTCCATCTGGATGGACCAGGGGCATTAAAGCATCTGGACCGCTTATTGGAAATACCTAACCTATCAGGTATTCAATGGGTGTACGGTGCTGGACAGCCTACTGCCGCACACTGGGTGCCTATATTAAAAAAAATCCAGAATGCTGGAAAGCTTATTCAAGTAGAAATTGTGCCGGAGGATCTGGATGTTTTGTTAGAAGAATTAAATCCAGAAGGCGTCATGTACTTCACTAAACCGCGCCAAACCGAAGAAGAAGCAAAAGCCATTATTAAAAAAATGGAGAATGCCTACAAAAAGAAGTTATACTGA